A single Fusobacterium hominis DNA region contains:
- the iadA gene encoding beta-aspartyl-peptidase, producing MFTLIKDIEIYAPEYRGKKSVLICNDKIVEVSDKKEYNLENLKVIDGNGKKLVPGIIDQHIHITGGGGEGSFKTRVPEVALSSLIKGGVTTVVGLLGTDSTTRCVENLVAKAKGLKEEGINCYCLTGAYAYPTPNITGSIKRDITFINEIIGVKIAYSDHRSSAITVDELAKIVAEARVGGMLSGKAGYVTMHMGDGNSSLKPIYEIMEKYDIPINHFRPTHVGRNERLFKDAMEFNRRGGYIDITAGDEGKFSKVTNLFVRLKEENCNLHKVTLSSDGNGSWSLYDDEGKVVKIGAASCDTVYKQIVDMVKTKVFTFEEALKFGTTNVSKALCIDKNYGKIEEGYYADLLIIDKDYIIDSVIMNGKLMMADKRVLKRGTFEDI from the coding sequence ATGTTTACACTTATCAAAGATATAGAAATTTATGCACCTGAGTATAGAGGAAAAAAGTCTGTTTTAATTTGTAATGATAAGATAGTAGAAGTGTCAGATAAAAAGGAATACAATTTAGAAAACTTAAAAGTAATAGATGGAAATGGAAAAAAATTAGTACCGGGAATAATAGACCAACATATACATATTACTGGTGGTGGTGGAGAAGGTAGTTTTAAAACTAGAGTTCCAGAAGTTGCGTTAAGCTCTTTAATAAAAGGAGGAGTAACTACAGTAGTTGGACTTTTAGGAACAGATTCAACAACTAGATGTGTAGAAAATTTAGTTGCAAAGGCTAAAGGATTAAAAGAAGAAGGTATTAATTGCTATTGTTTAACAGGAGCTTATGCGTATCCAACACCTAATATAACAGGGAGTATAAAAAGAGATATTACATTTATAAATGAAATTATTGGAGTAAAAATAGCCTATTCAGATCATAGATCGTCAGCTATTACAGTAGATGAATTGGCAAAAATAGTTGCTGAAGCAAGAGTTGGAGGAATGCTTTCAGGAAAAGCAGGATATGTAACAATGCATATGGGAGATGGCAATTCATCATTAAAACCAATTTATGAAATAATGGAAAAATATGATATTCCTATAAATCATTTTAGACCTACTCATGTTGGAAGAAATGAAAGACTTTTTAAAGATGCTATGGAATTTAATAGACGTGGTGGATATATTGATATCACAGCTGGTGATGAGGGAAAATTTAGTAAAGTAACAAATTTATTTGTTAGATTAAAAGAAGAAAATTGTAATTTACATAAAGTAACTTTAAGTTCTGATGGAAATGGAAGTTGGTCTTTATATGATGATGAAGGAAAAGTTGTTAAAATAGGAGCCGCTTCTTGTGATACAGTGTATAAGCAAATAGTAGATATGGTAAAAACTAAAGTATTTACTTTTGAAGAAGCTTTGAAATTTGGAACTACAAATGTATCAAAAGCTCTTTGTATTGATAAGAATTACGGGAAAATAGAAGAAGGATATTATGCAGATTTATTGATAATAGATAAAGATTATATTATAGATAGTGTTATTATGAATGGAAAGTTAATGATGGCAGATAAAAGAGTTTTAAAAAGAGGTACATTTGAAGATATTTAA
- the rplT gene encoding 50S ribosomal protein L20, with translation MRVKTGIVRRRKHKKVLRAAKGFRAASGTVIKQAKQATMRAAAYSTRDRKVTKRRMRQLWIIRINAAARLNGLTYSTLINGLKKAGIVLDRKVLADIALNNAAEFAKLAETAKAAL, from the coding sequence ATGAGAGTTAAAACTGGAATAGTTAGAAGAAGAAAACATAAAAAAGTTTTAAGAGCGGCTAAAGGATTTAGAGCAGCTTCTGGAACAGTTATAAAACAAGCTAAACAAGCTACAATGAGAGCAGCAGCTTATTCAACAAGAGATAGAAAAGTAACAAAAAGAAGAATGAGACAATTATGGATCATCAGAATAAATGCAGCTGCAAGATTAAATGGATTAACTTATTCAACTTTAATCAACGGACTTAAAAAAGCTGGTATCGTACTAGATAGAAAAGTACTTGCTGATATCGCTTTAAACAACGCAGCAGAATTTGCTAAATTAGCAGAAACTGCAAAAGCAGCATTATAA
- the infC gene encoding translation initiation factor IF-3 gives MVGITSWRCCIITDKIRVNEKIRGKEFRIISSTGEQLGVMTSNEALEIAKQEGLDLVEIAANAKPPVCKIMNFGKYRYEQTRKAKEAKKNQKQTVVKEVKVTARIDSHDLETKMSQIERFLAKENKVKVTLVLFGRERMHPTLGVDTLDEVAERFAEIAEADKKYNEKQKHIILTPKKQG, from the coding sequence ATGGTTGGTATAACAAGTTGGAGGTGTTGTATTATTACTGATAAAATTAGAGTAAACGAAAAAATCAGAGGGAAGGAATTTAGAATTATTTCTTCAACTGGAGAGCAATTAGGAGTTATGACTTCTAATGAAGCATTAGAGATAGCAAAACAAGAGGGATTAGATTTAGTGGAGATAGCTGCAAATGCTAAACCACCTGTATGCAAAATTATGAATTTTGGTAAGTACAGATATGAACAAACAAGAAAAGCAAAAGAAGCTAAGAAAAATCAGAAACAAACAGTAGTAAAAGAAGTGAAGGTAACAGCTAGAATAGACAGTCATGACTTAGAAACAAAAATGTCTCAAATCGAGAGATTTTTAGCAAAAGAAAACAAAGTAAAAGTGACATTAGTTCTTTTCGGTAGAGAGAGAATGCATCCAACATTAGGTGTTGATACGCTTGATGAAGTTGCAGAAAGATTCGCTGAAATTGCTGAAGCTGATAAAAAATATAACGAGAAACAAAAGCATATTATACTAACACCTAAAAAGCAAGGGTAG
- the rpmI gene encoding 50S ribosomal protein L35: MPKMKTHRGAKKRIKVTGTGKFIVKHSGKSHILTKKDRKRKNNLKKDFVVTETLKRHMQALLPYGQGR, translated from the coding sequence ATGCCAAAAATGAAGACTCATAGAGGAGCTAAAAAAAGAATTAAAGTTACAGGGACAGGTAAATTTATTGTTAAACACTCTGGGAAAAGTCACATCTTAACTAAGAAAGATAGAAAAAGAAAAAACAATCTTAAAAAAGATTTCGTAGTAACTGAAACTTTAAAAAGACATATGCAAGCTTTATTACCATATGGACAAGGAAGATAA